The following nucleotide sequence is from Atribacterota bacterium.
AGTTCTAACAAAACCATGATGTATTCCTCTATTCACTGAAGTTGTATTTTTCAGCCGCATGATGATACCAGCGTTTCCAGAAAAAGGTGTTGATGAATACGATCCAGATGGTCATAGCGAGTACTACCCAGAGAAGTTCTTTGGGTTGTGCGGTAGCGGAAAGAAGCAGAGAACCAATGCCATGAATGGAAAAAACCTCCTTTCCGAAATTCACTTCTTCAGCCACCATGGAAGCGTTCCAGGCTCCACCCCAGGCTGTGATGGTCCCCGTGATGAGCGAGGGGAGCATGGCTGGAATGAGGATGGTGCGGTAATAGAGGAATCCTCGCACACCAAAGTTACTGGCCATCTCAATAATGGTGGAGGGAATCATGAGTGCGCCTTTGAGCATGTTGAAAAGGGTATACCAGAGCGACCCGGTAAGGAGAAGCAGTACGGCGGCTATTCCCATGTACTCTCTACCAATGTTACGCACGATAAGTGGGTAAAAGATAACCGCCGGGATGCTCCCCATGGTTGCTGCCAGGGTGTAAATGTTTTTTACGGTATTGCTCGCTCGAATCGCCTTAATGACGAAAGGAAACGAGAAAAGAATGGAGAGTCCTACCGCGACTATGACCCGGAAGGTGGTGGCAATGAGGTTTTCAGGAATTTCCACAAGACGAGGAGGATAAGGTGGTTTCAGAAGCCAGTAAAGAAAATAGGCAAAAAGTCCGAGAAGAAGGGTGTAGAAAACGTACCGCAGGGTGGAGAGGAGTTTCTGATGTCTTTGTAATCCTCCTCCCC
It contains:
- a CDS encoding ABC transporter permease subunit, which codes for MYLFSAAFWSVIRIFVAYFFSLLFGIVYGVLAAMSPRRERWMIPLLDVLQSVPILGFFPIAVSILVLLFRGQRIGLELAAIFLIFTSQVWNIAFGVYETVKTFPRDIAEMARSFGMNPNFLVKRIYVPALAPTIVYNSGVSIAVGWYFLMASEIITLGNVEVRLPGLGTAMMSYVAKGNIVGMFITVGTIVFINWCTQWFLFRPLIEWSDLFKFGAVGSAPEEPGVVTFLRNNIRWEKLSQHLDHILSWGGGLQRHQKLLSTLRYVFYTLLLGLFAYFLYWLLKPPYPPRLVEIPENLIATTFRVIVAVGLSILFSFPFVIKAIRASNTVKNIYTLAATMGSIPAVIFYPLIVRNIGREYMGIAAVLLLLTGSLWYTLFNMLKGALMIPSTIIEMASNFGVRGFLYYRTILIPAMLPSLITGTITAWGGAWNASMVAEEVNFGKEVFSIHGIGSLLLSATAQPKELLWVVLAMTIWIVFINTFFWKRWYHHAAEKYNFSE